In Luteitalea sp. TBR-22, one genomic interval encodes:
- a CDS encoding VWA domain-containing protein → MILPFAQRAFRPIALISLLASVTVLTGSARQFSARTDLVEVYATVTDEEGRFVTDLRREEFTVLEDGVPQAISTFADGDQPVSIALAIDRSASMDGGRLEAAQRAGREMLLELGAQDKAMLVAIGSEVEVSVPLTDDRRAVDAALQALDPWGSTALHDAIVTAFDAIERAPGRRALVLVSDGRERHSRRSADDVLARVRASDVLAYPVVLEREKTTLFAQVAAMTGGQALRVARPRELPAVLRRIATELRHQYLLGYQPARPQVAGEYRAIEVRVGRRDHRVRARAGYIAR, encoded by the coding sequence GTGATTCTACCATTCGCCCAACGCGCATTCCGTCCGATCGCGCTGATCTCCCTGCTGGCCAGCGTTACAGTTCTGACAGGTTCGGCCCGCCAGTTCTCCGCGCGCACCGACCTGGTGGAGGTCTACGCCACCGTCACCGACGAGGAGGGACGTTTCGTCACGGACCTGCGCCGCGAGGAGTTCACGGTCCTCGAGGACGGTGTGCCCCAGGCCATCTCGACGTTTGCCGACGGCGACCAGCCCGTGTCGATCGCGCTGGCGATCGATCGCAGCGCGAGCATGGACGGCGGGCGGCTCGAGGCTGCACAGCGGGCCGGGCGGGAGATGCTGCTGGAACTGGGTGCGCAGGACAAGGCCATGCTGGTGGCGATCGGCTCGGAGGTCGAAGTGTCCGTGCCGCTCACCGACGACCGGCGCGCGGTGGACGCGGCGCTGCAGGCCCTCGACCCGTGGGGCTCCACGGCGCTGCACGACGCCATCGTCACGGCCTTCGACGCCATCGAGCGTGCGCCCGGGCGGCGCGCGCTCGTGCTGGTGTCCGACGGCCGCGAGCGGCACAGCCGGCGGTCGGCCGACGACGTCCTGGCGCGCGTCAGGGCGAGCGATGTGCTGGCCTATCCCGTGGTGCTCGAGCGCGAGAAGACGACCCTGTTCGCGCAGGTGGCGGCGATGACGGGCGGTCAGGCCCTGCGCGTCGCGCGACCGCGCGAACTGCCGGCGGTGCTGCGTCGGATCGCCACCGAGTTGCGCCATCAGTACCTGCTCGGCTACCAGCCGGCGAGGCCGCAGGTGGCCGGCGAGTATCGGGCCATCGAGGTACGGGTCGGTCGTCGCGACCACCGTGTCCGCGCCCGGGCGGGCTACATTGCCCGCTGA
- the rnr gene encoding ribonuclease R: protein MTPDELLQRIRERVTHPSTVKDLMRVLKLPKSEAPGVRRALKTLVDRGALIETRGRHFGVPELMDLAPGRITVHPNGFAFVKLDRPIDEVTGDIYVAGHNLHDAMHGDRVLVRVEHHGRDGRAEGRIVRILERGASTTVGRFDKDEHGLLFVTPFDKRLLMDVQIPAGDELAAQPGQMVVVEILRWPIHGRPALGRVVEIIGSLDTPGVDTQIIIRKHGIPDRHSEESIAEASRLGVEIDPKDIEGRTDFRGDVVVTIDGETARDFDDAVSVERLANGNYLLKVHIADVAHYVHEGSALDREAAERATSVYFPERAVHMFPEELATGLCSLRPHVDRLVQSAVMEIDARGRVVDATLHDGVIVSRARMTYNEVHAVLEGDQEQREKYRELVPHFERMRELFAILNQRRYRRGSIDFDLPEAKIVLDEEGQIENILVAERNVAHRIIEEFMLVANETVAAFLEAHDVPTLYRIHEAPDLLKVEQFEEFVSTLGYSLAAPMNHVKPRHFQKLVEQLRGKPEERPIATLMLRTMQKARYDTSCLGHFGLAADAYAHFTSPIRRYPDLIVHRTLREYRHGKLTDQLHEERVEELPELARHTSEMERRADEAENELVAWKKVRFMADKVGEEYDGFITGVAPFGMFVQLVEHYVEGLVHISTLADDYYRYLERVHQLRGEHTHRVFRLGDPVRVQVLRVDQERRQVDLGVVEVLDRVRASERHRGARTSRATPKSGARVAKGRPGKRERAIKKAARGRK from the coding sequence ATGACACCAGACGAGTTGCTGCAGCGAATCCGCGAGCGCGTGACGCACCCCTCCACCGTCAAGGACCTGATGCGGGTGCTCAAGCTGCCCAAGTCCGAGGCCCCGGGCGTGCGGCGGGCCCTCAAGACGCTGGTCGATCGCGGCGCGCTGATTGAAACACGCGGACGCCACTTCGGCGTGCCCGAGTTGATGGACCTCGCCCCGGGGCGCATCACGGTCCACCCGAACGGCTTCGCCTTCGTGAAGCTCGACCGGCCGATCGACGAGGTCACCGGCGACATCTACGTGGCCGGCCACAACCTCCACGACGCCATGCACGGCGACCGCGTCCTGGTGCGGGTGGAGCACCACGGGCGCGACGGCCGTGCCGAGGGCCGCATCGTCCGCATCCTCGAGCGCGGCGCGTCGACCACGGTGGGCCGCTTCGACAAGGACGAGCACGGGCTGCTGTTCGTGACGCCCTTCGACAAGCGGCTGCTGATGGACGTGCAGATCCCGGCCGGCGACGAACTGGCCGCGCAGCCGGGGCAGATGGTGGTCGTCGAGATCCTGCGCTGGCCGATCCACGGCCGGCCGGCACTCGGGCGGGTCGTCGAGATCATCGGCTCGCTCGACACGCCGGGCGTCGACACGCAGATCATCATCCGCAAGCACGGCATCCCCGACCGCCACTCCGAGGAGAGCATCGCGGAGGCCAGCCGGCTCGGCGTCGAGATCGACCCGAAGGACATCGAGGGGCGCACCGACTTCCGGGGCGACGTCGTCGTCACGATCGACGGCGAGACGGCCCGCGACTTCGACGACGCGGTGTCGGTGGAGCGGCTGGCGAACGGCAACTACCTGCTCAAGGTGCACATCGCCGACGTCGCGCACTACGTTCACGAGGGCAGCGCGCTGGATCGCGAGGCCGCCGAGCGCGCGACCTCGGTGTACTTCCCGGAACGGGCCGTCCACATGTTCCCGGAGGAGCTGGCCACGGGGCTCTGCAGCCTGCGTCCGCACGTCGACCGTCTCGTGCAATCGGCGGTGATGGAGATCGACGCGCGCGGGCGGGTGGTCGACGCGACGCTGCACGACGGAGTGATCGTCAGCCGCGCGCGCATGACCTACAACGAGGTGCACGCGGTCCTCGAGGGCGACCAGGAGCAGCGCGAGAAGTACCGCGAGCTGGTGCCGCACTTCGAGCGGATGCGCGAGCTGTTCGCGATCCTCAACCAGCGACGCTACCGGCGCGGGTCGATCGACTTCGACCTGCCCGAGGCCAAGATCGTGCTCGACGAGGAAGGGCAGATCGAGAACATCCTGGTCGCCGAGCGCAACGTCGCCCACCGGATCATCGAGGAGTTCATGCTGGTGGCCAACGAGACGGTGGCTGCCTTCCTCGAGGCCCACGACGTGCCGACGCTGTACCGCATCCACGAGGCACCCGACCTGCTCAAGGTGGAGCAGTTCGAGGAGTTCGTCTCGACGCTCGGCTACTCGCTGGCCGCGCCGATGAACCACGTCAAGCCACGGCACTTCCAGAAGCTGGTCGAGCAGCTGCGCGGCAAGCCCGAGGAGCGGCCCATCGCGACGCTGATGCTGCGCACGATGCAGAAGGCGCGCTACGACACGTCCTGCCTCGGGCACTTCGGGCTGGCCGCCGACGCCTACGCGCACTTCACCTCGCCGATCCGGCGGTACCCCGATCTGATCGTCCACCGCACCCTGCGCGAGTACCGGCACGGCAAGCTCACCGACCAGCTCCACGAGGAGCGCGTCGAGGAACTGCCCGAGCTGGCCCGGCACACCTCGGAGATGGAGCGCCGCGCCGACGAGGCCGAGAACGAGCTCGTCGCCTGGAAGAAGGTGCGCTTCATGGCCGACAAGGTCGGCGAGGAGTACGACGGGTTCATCACCGGCGTCGCCCCGTTCGGCATGTTCGTCCAGCTGGTGGAGCACTACGTCGAGGGCCTGGTGCACATCTCGACGCTCGCCGACGACTACTATCGCTACCTCGAGCGCGTGCACCAGCTGCGCGGCGAGCACACCCACCGCGTGTTCCGGCTCGGCGATCCGGTCCGCGTGCAGGTGCTGCGGGTGGACCAGGAGCGTCGCCAGGTCGATCTCGGCGTCGTCGAGGTGCTCGACAGGGTGCGCGCCTCCGAGCGCCATCGCGGCGCGCGGACCAGCCGGGCCACGCCCAAGAGCGGGGCGCGCGTCGCCAAGGGCCGCCCCGGCAAGCGCGAGCGCGCGATCAAGAAGGCCGCCCGCGGCCGCAAGTGA
- the tatA gene encoding twin-arginine translocase TatA/TatE family subunit, translated as MIALGLGPIGIPELIIILFIIVLIFGATRLPEIGRGIGKGIRNFKEATKEGASGKDE; from the coding sequence ATGATCGCGCTGGGCCTCGGACCTATCGGCATCCCCGAACTGATCATCATCCTCTTCATCATCGTGCTGATCTTCGGGGCCACGCGCCTGCCGGAGATCGGTCGCGGCATCGGCAAGGGCATCCGCAACTTCAAGGAAGCCACCAAGGAAGGCGCGTCGGGCAAGGACGAGTAG
- the selB gene encoding selenocysteine-specific translation elongation factor: protein MHLTIATAGHIDHGKSALVEALTGTHPDRLPEEKARGISIELGFAHATVDDVVLSFVDVPGHERFVRTMLGGIGGIDAVLLVVAADESVMPQTREHLAICGLLDVPGGVIALTKCDVADDTMQAVAEDDVRELVEGTALSRAPIVRVSARTGQGIAALRTALLAAAASRRTRERDVPPRLPVDRVFSVKGFGTVVTGTLWTGSMAIDASLRAWPSGRSLRVRGLQVHGAAAPLAEAGQRVAVNLAGVSVDEVSRGDVLVGEGVVVPTRRLSVDLRVLPDVPPLRHGTRVHVHLSTAAVLARVLLPAPADGQAGRVIAPGASAAAMLRLEGTLAARRGDRLVLRSYSPVSTIAGAVVVDPAPPLRARLVGTSPATDDLDLSAMVAARVAEAGASGCVAADLPARCAATVAATAKALSELEGAGRVVRAGDRWVSTGVVREVRDAVLARLDADAAADPMAGGVPRAALRQAFGRRTRPEVVDLVLDALAREGLVTGDERVRRTSGGAAREAVDVRVLARLDGAGTVGASLAELETAEGLDRKVLAAVLARLVKARDVERVADQYIASRHLAALVADLRALRDAGAAPSVVEVGWFKDRYGLTRRTAIPLLEWLDRTRVTRRTGEARVLIAG from the coding sequence ATGCACCTCACGATCGCCACCGCGGGACACATCGACCACGGCAAGAGCGCGCTCGTCGAGGCGCTCACGGGCACGCACCCGGATCGGCTGCCGGAGGAGAAGGCGCGCGGCATCAGCATCGAGCTCGGCTTCGCCCACGCTACGGTCGACGACGTGGTGCTGTCGTTTGTCGACGTGCCCGGACACGAGCGGTTCGTGCGGACGATGCTCGGCGGCATCGGCGGCATCGACGCCGTGTTGCTGGTGGTGGCCGCCGACGAGTCCGTGATGCCCCAGACGCGCGAGCACCTCGCCATCTGCGGGCTGCTCGACGTGCCCGGTGGCGTCATCGCGCTGACCAAGTGCGACGTCGCCGACGACACGATGCAGGCGGTTGCCGAAGACGACGTGCGGGAACTCGTCGAGGGCACGGCGCTGTCGCGCGCGCCGATCGTCCGCGTGTCGGCCCGCACCGGGCAGGGCATCGCCGCGTTGCGCACGGCGCTGCTGGCGGCCGCCGCCTCGCGGAGGACGCGCGAGCGGGACGTGCCGCCGCGCCTGCCGGTGGATCGCGTCTTCAGCGTGAAGGGCTTCGGCACGGTGGTCACGGGCACGCTCTGGACGGGCTCGATGGCGATCGACGCGTCGCTGCGCGCGTGGCCGTCGGGGCGATCGCTGCGCGTACGCGGACTGCAGGTGCACGGCGCCGCGGCGCCGCTGGCCGAGGCGGGGCAGCGCGTCGCGGTCAACCTGGCCGGCGTGTCGGTCGACGAGGTCTCCCGTGGCGACGTGCTCGTCGGCGAGGGCGTGGTCGTGCCGACGCGGCGCCTGTCGGTCGACCTGCGGGTGCTCCCCGACGTCCCACCCCTGCGGCACGGCACGCGAGTCCATGTGCACCTCAGCACGGCCGCGGTGCTGGCGCGCGTGCTGTTGCCGGCGCCGGCCGACGGCCAGGCCGGGCGCGTCATCGCACCGGGCGCGTCCGCGGCAGCGATGCTCCGGCTGGAGGGGACGCTCGCGGCGCGGCGAGGCGACCGGCTCGTGCTGCGCTCGTATTCGCCCGTCTCGACGATCGCCGGGGCGGTGGTCGTCGACCCGGCACCGCCGCTTCGTGCTCGGCTGGTGGGGACCTCGCCGGCGACCGACGACCTCGACCTGTCGGCCATGGTGGCGGCGCGCGTCGCGGAGGCTGGCGCATCGGGATGCGTGGCGGCAGACCTGCCGGCCCGCTGCGCGGCGACCGTTGCGGCGACCGCGAAGGCGCTGTCGGAGCTCGAGGGCGCCGGTCGGGTGGTGCGCGCCGGTGACCGGTGGGTGTCCACGGGCGTGGTCCGCGAGGTGCGCGATGCCGTGCTGGCGCGCCTCGACGCCGACGCGGCGGCCGACCCGATGGCCGGCGGTGTCCCGCGCGCGGCGCTGCGTCAGGCGTTCGGACGGCGGACCCGGCCAGAGGTGGTGGACCTGGTGCTCGACGCGCTGGCGCGCGAGGGCCTGGTGACCGGCGACGAGCGCGTGCGGCGCACCAGCGGTGGCGCGGCGCGCGAGGCGGTGGACGTGCGGGTGCTCGCTCGCCTCGACGGCGCGGGCACCGTCGGCGCGTCGCTGGCCGAACTGGAGACGGCCGAGGGGCTCGACCGGAAGGTGCTGGCGGCGGTGCTGGCGCGGCTGGTCAAGGCGCGCGACGTGGAACGGGTGGCCGACCAGTACATCGCGTCGAGGCACCTGGCGGCGCTGGTGGCAGACCTGCGGGCCCTGCGCGACGCCGGGGCGGCGCCGTCAGTGGTGGAGGTGGGCTGGTTCAAGGACCGCTACGGCCTGACGCGCCGCACGGCGATCCCCCTGCTGGAGTGGCTCGATCGCACGCGCGTGACCCGGCGGACGGGCGAGGCGCGCGTGCTGATCGCCGGCTAG